The Halomicrobium zhouii genomic sequence GAGGGTCGCCTCGTCAACCTCACCGGCCCGTTCAGCCAGGGCCACCCCGCCGAGGTGATGGACACGACGTTCGCGATGATGTTCGTCGCCGCCTACGACATGCTCGTCGACGGGCCGGACCTGGAACCCGGGCTGTACAACATTCCCGACCGCCTGGACCGCGCCGTCGCCGAGCGGAAACTGGAGACGCTGGGCGTCTCTATCGACGACATGACCGAGAGCCAGCAGGCCTACACCGAGGAGTGGGAACACCCCGACAGTAGCTTCTGAAGCGGCGGTGACGAAGCGACGGTGACTGCGGCAGGCTGGTGTTCCTCTTCTCTCAGGCCGAGTCGCTCCTGCGATAGTCGACGTACTCGACGAGCGTCCGGACCAACGTCCCCACCAGCACCAGCGCCGCGAGGCCGACCACGACGAAGAACACCCCGATAGCGCCCGGGCCCGCCATCGGACCCTCGGGGATCCAGGCGACCAGTGCGAGGAACCCCGCGACGGCGGCGACGGCGAGGCCCGCTTCGAGCGTCCGGGCGGCGCCGTACAGCGGCCGGTCGGCGAGTCGGTCGGTCACCCCTCGACCGTCGCCCAGCGCGCGATAGCCGGCGACCAGCGCCTCGGCGACGACGACCATCGTCAGGACGAACGCGACGAGCGGCGCGAGGAAGAGCGTCGTGATGCCGGCGTTCGGCGCGACGCCGAAGAAGACGGCGGCGCTCGCGAGGAGGGTGAGGATCACGGCGACGAGTTTGCCGGCCTGGAGGGGTCTGGACCGGTGGAACGGGGAGACCATCTCTGCGAACCGTCAGACCGATCCGGTATCGGTCTTGTGGTGGCCGTCTCCGCGTTCGAAACCGCGTCCGCGGTGGTCCTACTGGTTCCAGGGCGCGCCCTCGAAGTCGACCTCGCGGTGGCCGCGGTCCAGCTCCGCGATTCTGTCCAGGTCCTCCTCGTCCAGGTCGACGTCGTAGGCCCCCCAGTTCGCCCGGATGTGTTCCTCGCTGGTGGCCTTCGGAATCGCGGTGACGTTGTCCAGCGCGAGGAACCAGGCCAGCGTCACCTGGGGAATCGTCGCGTCGTGTTTCTCGGCGACGTCTTCGAGGACTGGGTCGTCGAGGACCTTCGTCCGGGCCAGCGGCGAGTAGGCCACGACGTGGTGGCCGTGGTCGGCGGCGTACTCGCGCAGTTCGGTCTGCTGGAGGTACGGGTGCATCTCGACCTGGTTGGCGAACAGCGGCGCCTCCAGGATCTCCCGGGCCTCGTCGAGGTGGCGCGGCTCGAAGTTCGAGACGCCGACGTGGCGGATCTTGCCCTGGTCGTACAGTTCGTCGAACGCCGACAGCGTCCCCTCGGCGTCGTAGGTGTTCGTCGGCCAGTGGACGTACAGCAGGTCGACGTAGTCGGTGCCGAGTTTGTCGAGGCTCTCGGCGGTGGAGTCGAGCACGTCGTCGTGGGCGAGGCTGTCGGTGTCCACCTTCGTCGCGAGGAACACCTCCTCGCGGGGGACGTCCGCTTCGGCGATGCCGCGGCCGACGTCCTCCTCGTTGTCGTAGCCCTGCGCGGTGTCGATATTTCGATAGCCAAGTTCCAGCGCGGTCCGGACGCTCGCGGCGCACTGGTCGGGGTCGTCGTTCTGCCAGGTGCCGAGTCCGAGTCGGTGCAGATCGAGTGCAGACATCTACCGTGGGTCGGACACTCCGGCACCTAACGCTTGTGGCCGGGGCAGATCGCCCCGTTTCGTCACTGCTCCGTCGATGGGCCCGTAAGCGGGATCCCCTCGTCGTCGAACCGCAGCGCGCCCCAGTGGGCGGTGAGTGTCCACTCGTCGTCGACGAGCGCGTATATCTTCGCCGTCCGGCCCTCCCAGTGGAACTCGGCGCCGGTCTCGCGGTGGCGCCACAGCGTGTCGATGTCGACGACGGCCATCCCGCCGTCGCCCTCGTCGCTCACCGAGACGTCGACCGTCTCCCGGTCGTTGTGGACGAGGTCGTGCGTGTCGAACAGGTCCTGCCACGCCTCGCGCCACCGCTCGCGGTCGAACCGACCGAACTCCAGGTCCCACGTGGCCGGGTCGTGGTCGTAGCCGGTCGGCGGCCAGGCCCACACCATGTCGGGGTGGAACAGGTCGAGCAAGGTTTCGACGTTTCGCGCGTCCCAGGCAGCGGTCTCGCGGTCGACCATCGCCCGAACCTCGTCCGCGGGTGCGTCGCTCATGACCGAGAGAGGTCGGGGGTCACGATGAGGGTTTCCTCGGTGCGACAGTCGATACCACGATTCCGCCCACCGCTGACTCAGACCACTCCGAGTCCAAAGACGTAGCGCGCGACGGCCGCACCGACGATCAGCGCGGCGCCGGCGAGGATGGCGAGCCAGTCGCGACCCTCCAGGGCTTCCCGGCCGTAGAAGGTCCGCTCACGTCGCGTGTCGAACCCGCGGGCCTCCAGCGCCATCGACTGGGTCTGGACGTTGCGGATGGCGGTCATGAACACGGGGATCAGGAGGGGGACGTAGTTGCGGATCCGCCTGATCGGCGAGCGCGTGGCGACGTCGTGACCGCGGGCCTCCTGGGCCTGTCGGACCGTCCCGGTCGCACTGAGCAGCGTCGGGAACAGGCGCAGCGCCGTCCCGACGGCGAAACAGAACGCGAAGGGGACGCCGAGGCTCCGGAGGCCGGCGACGATCTCCTCGTTGGAGGTGACCGTCACGAACAGCAGCCCGGTGACGATGAAGGACGCGAAGCGGGTCGAACGGCCCAGCGCGAGGAGCACCTCGTCGCGGGTCACGTCCATCACCGGCGTCGCGAGGACGACGGGGCCGCCCGCCGGGACGAACGCCGGCCAGACGACCATGCCGACGACGAAGATGGCGACGACGACGAACCAGACTCGCATGAGGTTCTTCAGGCCGCCGAGCGCCAGCAGCGTCACGAGGCTCACCGCGAAGGGCACGATGACCCACGCGGGATGGTCGAACGCGAGCGCGACGGCGAACACGCCGAGGGCCAGCGCGATTTTCGCCCGCGGCGCGAGCCGGTGGAGCATCGAATCGCCGGTGACGTACAGCGACGACCCCCCACTCATCGGTCTTCCCCCGCAGCGTCGGTCGTCGCGGGCCGCGTCTCGTCCCCGCCGAGGCCCGCGACGAGTTCGTCGACGGAGAGCGCCGGCAGCGCGTCGTCGAGGCCCTGATCAGCAGCCAGGCGATTGGCGAGTGCGACGGGCTGTGGCGGACGCAGGTCCCACTCGTGGAGCTGGTCCTCGTCTGCGAACAGCTCGCGCGTCGGCGCGTCGGCCACTTTCCGGCCGTCGGCCATCACGACCGTCCGGGGCGCGTACGTCGCCACCGTCGACATGCTGTGGGTGACCATCACCACCGTGACGTCCTGTTCGCGGTTGAGTTCGGCGACCAGATCCATGAACGTCTCTTGCTGGGTCGCGTCCAGGCCGGTCGTGGGCTCGTCGAAGACGATGGCGTCCGGTTCGGTCGCAAGGATGCTCGCGAGGGCGACGCGCTGGCGCTGGCCCTTCGAGAGGTTGAACGGGTCGGCCTCCTCCAGGCCGTCGAGGTCCACCGTCTCGATGGCGTCAGCGACCCGCCGGTCGAGTTCGTCGCCGGAGAGCCCGAAGTTCTCCGGGCCGAAGGCGACCTCCTCCTCGACCGTGGCGGCGAATATCTGGTGGTCGGGATTCTGGAAGACGAAGCCGACGCGTCGGCCGACTTCTGACATCTGCAGGTCCGCGAGGTCACTCCCGTCCCAGCGGGCCACGCCCTCGTCGGGGTCGAGCAGGCCGTTGAGCTGCTTGGCGAGTGTTGTCTTCCCGCTGCCGTTGTGGCCGACGATGGCGACGACCTCGCCTTCCCGAATCGTCAGATCGACGCCGTCGACGGCACGAACGGTCTCGCCGTCGGCGTCGTACTCGTAGGCCACGTCCTCGAGTTCGAACAGCGCGTCGCCGACGTCGGGGGCCGTCCCCGCGGGCGCGCCCGGCAGGGCCTCGCCTCGCGTCGCCGGCGGGTTCCAGGAAAGGTCCGATTCGGCTGCCGTCTCCGCGGCCGCGTCGACGGACAGCGGCAGGTCGGGCTGGTCGAAGCCGAGGCGGTCGAAGGCGTCGACCAGCGGTGGGACTGCGACCCGTGAGTCCCGGAGCGAGTCGACGTCGGTGAACACGTCCTCGGCGCGGCCCGAGTGGGCGACCTGGCCCCCCTCGAGCAGGACGGCGTGGTCGGCCAGCAGCGCTTCCTCTATCTTGTGGGTGACCAGGACGATCGAGTCGGGGCCGGCCCAGTCGCCCACCCGCTCGTCCGCGCGGGCGGCGTCGGCGAGGCGGCCGATCACCGACAGCGTCTCGCGGCTCCCCACGGGGTCGAGGTCGCTGGTCGGCTCGTCGAGCAGGAGGAGGTCGGGCTGCATGGCGAGGACGCCCGCGAAGACGAGGCGTTGCTTCTGCCCGCCGGAGAGGGCGTCGGGCGCGCGGTCCCGATCCAGGTCGGTCAGCCCCGCGACGGCCAGCGACTCCTCGATACGGCTGTCGATGTCCGCAACCGGGACGGCGAGGTTCTCCGGCCCGAAGGCGACCTCGGCGGTGATCGAGGTGCCGAACAGCTGGGCCTCGTAGTCCTGGATCACCATGCCCACGTCGCGAGCCATCTCGCTGACCCGGGTCGACGTCGCGTCGCGGCCGACGACGTCGACCTCGCCGTCGAACGCGCCGGTGATGAAGTCGGGGATGATGCCGTTGAACGTCCGCAGAAGCGTCGACTTGCCGCCGCCGCTGGCGCCCATCACGACCGTGAACGAGTGGTCGGGGACGTCGAGGTCGAGACCGTCGAGGACGAGCCCGCCACGGGCGTCCGGGTCCGGACGGCCCGACCCTTCCTCGAAGTCGGCGTCGCGGTCGTAGGAGAAGAACACGTCACGGAGCCGAGCAGTGACGCCGTCGTCCCGCTCGTCCGCGGTACCAGTCATCGACGGAAGGGTGAACGGGAACAGTTGTAAACGTTCGTACTCTGGCGAGGGTCCCTGTCAGCGACGGACCATCTCCGAGAGGCTGTCCCCGGAGATGGCCGTCAGCCCCAGGAGGACGAGGAGGCCGACCGCGCCCAGCACCTGCTGGGTGACCGACCCGCCCTGGCCGAACGTCTCGCCCGTCGTCGCCAGGAACTGCGTGCCCTCGACGCCGACGCTGATGGCGATACCGACGGCGACCCAGACGATGGAGACGACCACGATGCCGGTGGCCGCGAGCTGTCGGCGGGAGGGCGCGACCTCGGGCAGGTCCTCTTCGCGCATGACGTCGGGGTAGAGGAGGCCCATCTCCTTGACGCGGGGGTAGACGAGGTACAGCAGCGGCGGGCCGAGCACCGCGGCCGCCAGGAAGTTGTTGACCGTGATGATCGTCCCGAGCACGGAGAAGGGGAACAGCTCCAGCACGTCGAGCCACCACGCGATGATGGCCGCACACGCGGCCGCGGCGGTGAGCGCGATGACGAGGTACTCGACGACCTGGCGGGCAGAGTCCATCCGGGGTTCCTCGCCGCTGGACAGCGGTCCGAGGTTGCCCCAGAGCTTGTAGCCGACCAGGCCGAAGAAGAAGTTCCCGAGGAATCCACCGAGGCTTCCCGGGCCCAGCTGGCCGCTGAAGACGTCGCCGATGAGGTTCCCGACGGCCGAGCCCCAGGCCGCCGCCGGGCCGAACATGATGCCGAAGATGACCGGGAAGACGTTCGCCGGCCGGATACTGGTGATCCCCGGGATGATCGTCAGTGCGTTGAACGGTATCAACACCGCGGCGTAGATGGCCGCGATCACCGCCACGAGCATTATCATCCGCGTGTCCCGCCACATCGTAATGAGTTCCCGCATGACAGACGGGCACACTCCCCGTCGTCACATAAAACCGATCCCCAGATCCGTCCGTGATGACAGGTCTTGCGCCGTCTACGGGCCATCTTGGGAGTAGCGCGGGATCTGGGCACCCGCTCCACGCGCTCGTCCCTGCGGACCTGCTAAGTACCAGCGGCCGTGAGTGAGTGGTATGCAGACGCTGCTTCTGGGTCCCGACGACGTCGACGCGAACACGCCGCTCGCCGCAGTCATCGACGCCGTCGAGGGCGCCTTCGGCGCGTACGCCCGCGGCGACGTGGTGATGCCCGCGAAGTCCTACGTCGACCTGCCACAGTACAACGGCGACTTCCGGTCGATGCCGGCCTACGTCGCCACCAACGAGTGGGACGCCGCCGCGGTCAAGTGGGTCAACGTCCACGCGGACAATCCCGAGAAATACGACCTCCCGACGGTGCTGGGGACCATCATCTACTCAGACCCGGCCAACGCCTTCCCGCTCTCGCTGATGGACGGCACCCACGTCACGCGCAAGCGAACGGGCGCCGCGGCCGCCGTCGCGACGGACTACCTCGCCGTCGACGACGCCCGGTCGATGGGGCTGGTCGGCGCCGGCGTCCAGTCCTACACCCAGCTGGAGGCGATTTCCCACGTGCGAGACATCGAGGAGGTCGTCGTCGCCGACGTCGACGAAGACGCCGTCCAGGCGTTCGTCGACCACTTCTCGGACCGTTTCGACGTCCGCGCCGGGTCCATCGAGGAGGCCGCCCACTGCGACGTCCTCTCGACGGTGACGCCGGTCGAGGAGCCTCTCGTCCACTCCGTCGGCGAGCACACCCACGTCAACGCCATCGGGGCCGACGCCGCCGGCAAACACGAGATTTCGGACGACATCCTGCTCGACGCCACACTCGTCATCGACGACTACGACCAGTGTACGCACTCCGGCGAGATCAACGTCCCCTGGAGCGCGGGCGTCCTCTCCGACGCGGACCTGCACGCCGAACTCGGTGAGATCGTCGCCGGCGAGAAGGAGGGTCGGACGGCAGATGACGGCGTCACCGTCTTCGACTCGACGGGCCTGGCGATCCAGGACGTCGCCACCGCCCACGTCGCCTACGAGCGGGCCCGCGAGAACGGCGCCGGGACCGACTTTACCCTCGTGGGTACCGACGTGTAGGAGCCGGCGGAGACGGCAGAAAGCTGGGTTATCGGCCGGTCAGCTTCGAGATGACCCAGACCGCGATAAACACCGGCAGCAGCGGCAGCAGGACGATGGCCATCCCGATGAACACCAGCCAGCCGATGGCGTCCATCTGCTGGTTGGACGTACTCCCCGTCAGCGGCGTCACCGATCGGATGAATCCTTCGTCGTCAGCCTCGTTGGTAGCCATATTGGTCGAAAGTTCGGCCGCGAGGCTGATAAAACGTCTCCATTCGCTTCGCCTGCCACCGCTCTGCTTGATCGCTATGCCGGGGTTAAGAGACTGTTCGATGCAAAGACGTCTCACCTAGTACTGCAGAAGAGACGATTGGGTATTAGCAATTTCCTCTGTCAATCCTTTCCTTTACATTGGAATATCTATCATGTAATTCTTGGTGGAGCCGTTCATCTCCAATATATGACCCGGAATTATCGATAAAGAACGCCATCTTCTCCATCAGGTTCTTTCTTAATTCCTCTGAGTCAGCAAGATGATAATAGTTAGAGTTATCGAGGATATCTGCGGCTTTTACGATTACTGGTTCTCTTCCCTTTTGGAAGCATCTATCGAGGGTATCATGGTATCTGTCTGGGTAGTCCTGAATCTCTCTATCGAAACTAGTGGCCTCTACGATATCTGAAACTTCCCTCCCAAAATTTGAAGCAATCTCGTCCTTCTCGACGTCTGTATCTTCTATCAGATCATGGAGGAGACCAGCGATTACGATATGTTTCTCGTAACCTCGATTATAGAGGCCCATTCCCACGCGAATGCTATGGAAAATAACCGGTTTCTGATTTTCGCCAGACGCTTCGAAGGAATGTACTAAATATATTATCGCTCGCTCGATTTCTTCATCCTCTCTCCCATCTCTCATTGCCGGTCTAGAAAACCGTTTTGATTATAAACATTACCGGGTGGAAATTAGGGGTATGGCGTGAAACTCTCCTATTACATATGAGCGCGGAGGATTTCGCTCACTGCTCAATTTACTGCTAGAAGCTGTGATACGGAAAGTGGTCAGTACACGCTCCTGCCGAGTGTTTGCCGTCGTCGAGTGAGAAGACGCGACGAGAAAGAAAACCTCGCCCGAAATCCAGTTACTCCAGATGGACGGCGGGGCGGAACGGAATCGCGTTGCTCGCCTTGCCGCCGGGATCCTCGACGTCTTCGCCGTCCTCCGCGTACACTTCGACGTCGGCGTCGAACTCGGTTTCGAGGAAGCGGCGGGCGTCGTCGTAGACGGACTGTTCGTCGACGTCCGCCAGGGCCTCCAGCGTCTCGTCGTCGCGCTCGCGGACCAATTCCACCAGGTCCTGGACGAGGTCGTTGACGTCGTTACCCTTCTCACGCAGCTCTTCGTTCTGCATCACCTTCCCCATCACCGCGCCGACGTCGGGGCCGGTCTCTCGGACTTCGTCGAACACCGTCCGCTTCCAGTCGGCGGCGACGTAGAGGCGGACGACGTCGGGGTCGGTGTCGGTGACGTCGACGATGTCGTGGACGTCGTCGGTGACGGTCTCGACGAGGCGCTCCTGGACCTCGATGGTGTCCGACTCGAAGGCGGGGTCGGGCTCGGGCCAGGCGGCCTCCTCGACGGGCTCGCCGTTCAGCTGTTCGTACAGCTCGTTAGTGAGGAACGGGATGAAGGGCGAGAGCAGGCGCAGGCGGGCGTCGAGCACCTGGCGGAGCGTCCACTTCGCGCCCGGTCGGTCCAGGTCGGCGCGCCGTCGGTACCACTTGAGGTGCTCCTCGAAGCCGTAGAAGGCGGTCTGGCTGGCGGTCCGGGTCTCGAAGCGGTCCATCGCGTCGGTGCAGGTCCGGATAGTGTCCTGCAGCTTGGACAGCAGCCAGCGGTCGATGTGGGGGAGGTCGGGGATCTCGCCGTCCGCCGTCGAGCTCACTTCCGTCTCCTCCATCTCCAGGTCGACGGTGACGTCGACGACGTCCTCGACGCCGTAGTCGATGACCTCCTGGGCCCGATTCCAGAACCGGTCGAGCTGGTCGCGCGTGTCGCCGACGCGGTCGGCCCGCCAGTCGTAGTCCTGCCACGGCTCCGAGGAGTTCAGCAGGAAGAAGCGGACGGTGTCGGCGCCGAAGCGCTCGATTGCCTCGCCGGGGAGGACGACGTGGCCCTTCGAGGAGGACATCTTCTCGCCCTCCAGCAGGCCCATCCCCATGACGGTGATCCCCTCCGGCCAGTTGTCCGGGTCGAACAGCTCCGCGTGGTGGAAGAGGAAGAACGTCAGGTGGTTGCTGATCAGGTCGTTCGCCGAGCAGCGGACGTCGACGGGGTACCAGTAGTCCCACTCCTCGCGCAGGTCCAGCGCGCGCTGGTCGGGCTCGTCGACGCCCTCGGGGCCGTAGAACAGTGTGTCGAAGAACTCCCGGTCCAGGTGGTCCGGCGGGATCTCCTGCAGCCGGTGGGCGATGGTGTAGTACGCCATGTAGATGGTCGAGTCCGAGAGGGGCTCGATGACGAAGTCCTCGTCCCACGGGAGCCGGGTTCCCAGCCCGTAGTTCCGGATGGCGGGCCACTCGTTGAGCCAGTCGATGGTGTGGTCGTACTGCTCGCGCGTGTTCTCCGGGATGGCGTCGAGCTGGGCGACGGCGTCGTGGGCCTTCTGCTTCCACTCTTCGTCGTCGTACCGGAGGAACCAGGTGTCCTGCTTTGCCACCTCGACGTCGCCGCCGCAGCGACAGATCACCTCTTCGGAGAACTCGTGCATCGTGTCGAAGGCGCCCGAGTCACGGTGGTGGTCGCGGTAGGCCTCGCGGACGTCCTCGACGACCTCGCCGGCGAACTCGCCGTACTCGTCGTTCAGTTTCCCGGCGTGGAACTCGTCCTGGTAGAGGTCGTTCGTCACGTCGTGGAGCGCCGGGTCGTCCGAGGAGTCGATGCCCGCCGACTCGACGGCGTCTTTCGCCGGAATCTCGCCGTACCCTTCGATGGTGAGGATGGGGACCGGTTCGATGGCCTCGACCTCGGCGGGGTCGACGCCGTACTCCCGCATGCGCTCGTCGTCGGCCTTGGCCTCCTGCAGTGCGACGTAGTCGTCCGGCGAGTGGGCCGGCACGGACATGACGACGCCCGTCGCGTTGTCGGCGTCGACGAAGCTCGCGGGCAGGACCAGCACCTCGTCGCCGGTGATGGGATTCGTGACTTCGGACCCGACGACCTGGCTCCCGGGGAACGACTCGTGGACCTCCACGTCGCGCTCCTGCAGGCGGAACTTCTCGGCGGCGTCCTCGGAGATGAGCCACTCCTCGCCATCGACGGTCGCCCGGACGTACGTCGCCTCGGGGTTGACGTACGCGTTGGTGACGCCCTGGACCGTCTCGGGTCGCAGGGTCGCCATCGGCGCGACGACGTCGTGGGCTTCCCCGTCGTCACCCTCGATTGCTGTCTCGAAGCGGATCAGCGTGTACTCCTGGAACTCCGCTTCCTCGCCCTCCAGCAGGTCGTGGGTGGTGACCGGCTGTTGCTCGTTGGTGCAGTACTTGACGGGGTGGAGCCCGCGGTCCATCAGGCCGCGCTCGCGGAGCGTCTCGTACTGCCAGGTGATGAACTTGGAGTAGCGCTCGTCGTTGGTGGTGAACTCCCGGCGCCAGTCGATCGAGAGGCCCAGTTGCTTCATCCCCGACTTGTAGTGGTTCTCGACGAAGTAGCGGGCGAAGCCCATCGGCGTCTCCAGGTCCTGCAGTTCGTCCTCGGGGACGTCGTAGGTGTCCCGCAGGACCGACAGCTGGCTCTCCTCGCCCTTCTTCAGGCGCTCGACGGCGCCGATGATCGGCGTGCCCGTGACGTGCCAGGCGATGGGGAAGAGGACGTTGTCGCCCTGCAATCGCCGGTAGCGGGCGTAGACGTCGGGCACGGTGTAGGTGCGGGCGTGGCCGATGTGCATCCCGCCGCTGGGGTAGGGATAGGGGACGGTGATGAACGTCGGGTCGTCGTCGCTGTCCGGGTCCGGATCGGCAGCGTATCGCCCCGAGTCGGCCCACCGCTCGCGCCACTTCGATTCGAGTTCCTGGGGCTCGTAATCCATGTCGCCCAGTTACCCAGCCGCGACTAAAAGGGCTACCATACCACGACAGGCGATCACTCGAACAGCGAGTGGGGGACGTCGTCTACCTGTTCAGCCAGCGCGACCTCGCCGTCCGGGTCGAAGTCGGCGACGAGGCCGGCCGACGCCAGTTTGGGGAGGTGGACGTGGTACAGCGTCGTCGCGATCTCGCGGCGCTGCTCCCGACCGATCGGTCGGGCGACGGTCTGGCGCGCGACGTCGCCGACGAGTTCGTCGAACGACGCCGTTCCGCCTGCGTCGCTCAGCGACTGCAGCGTACAGCGCCGCCGGGCGTCGGCCAGCACGTCGAAGAGTTCGTCTAACTCCGCGGGCGTGAACTGTTTCGAGCGGAACGGACCGTCCGTGAGCCCGCTGTCGTTGGCCGGAGGCGTCATTACTATCTCTTTAATTGTCCACCGAATAAGAATATGGCACCTAGCCTGCCTAGGGGCGACCACGGCCCGGCCGAAGCACGGACGGCGCCGCGAGTATGCGGTACATAACCGCCCCGTTCCCCGCTGATCAGTTCACGGGGATGTCGGTCTCGTCGTCGTCACCGTCGTCCCGGGGCTTCGCGAGGCGGACGGTCAACACGCCCGCGTCGTAGTTCGCTCTCGCGTCCGCCCCCACGACGGGTTCGGGCAGCGAGACGGTCCGTTCGGCGGTGTGCTGGCGGCGCTCGCGCCTGACGTACCGGCCCTCCGCCTGGTCTCCAGATCGGCTCGCGGTGATCCGGAGCGTCCGCGCGTCGGGCAGCGAGACGTCGACGTCGTCGGGTCGGTAGCCGGGCAGGTCGGCGCGGACGACGTAGGCGTCGCCCTCGTCGATGAGGTCCGTCGGGACGCCGGCCAGTTCCGTCCCGAACTGCTGGCTCAACAGGCCGAACACGCGCTCTATCTCGTCGAGTGGGTCCGTCGCCATCGTTCTACGCCGGAGGTTGGACGCCGCGTCTCTTATAATTCGGGTGTCAGAACAGTCACCGCGCCGCGCTAGGGCGGATCGCACCGGACGGTTCGCTCCGGACGGCTCAGTACAGTACCGTCTCGGAGTCGTACGAGCCCAGGCGGCGGACCCACCCCTCCTCGACGATGTCCTCGACGTCGGCTAGTGCTTCCTGGGTGCGCTCCTCGTAGAGGCCGGCGGCGACGTCCATGTGGAAGACGTAGTCGCCCAGGCGCTCGCCGCTGGGACGGGACTCGACGCGGGTGAAGTTGACGTCCCGGTCGGCGAACGGTTCCAGCAGTTCCAGTAGCAGACCTGGGTAGTCGACGTCGGGGTAGACGATGAAGGAGGACTTCGACCCCGCGTCGGAGCGTTCCTCGGCGGGCGCGACGACGAGGAACCGGGTCGCGTTGGAGGACTGGTCCTGGATGTCCTCGGCCAGCACCTG encodes the following:
- a CDS encoding aldo/keto reductase — protein: MSALDLHRLGLGTWQNDDPDQCAASVRTALELGYRNIDTAQGYDNEEDVGRGIAEADVPREEVFLATKVDTDSLAHDDVLDSTAESLDKLGTDYVDLLYVHWPTNTYDAEGTLSAFDELYDQGKIRHVGVSNFEPRHLDEAREILEAPLFANQVEMHPYLQQTELREYAADHGHHVVAYSPLARTKVLDDPVLEDVAEKHDATIPQVTLAWFLALDNVTAIPKATSEEHIRANWGAYDVDLDEEDLDRIAELDRGHREVDFEGAPWNQ
- a CDS encoding nuclear transport factor 2 family protein — protein: MSDAPADEVRAMVDRETAAWDARNVETLLDLFHPDMVWAWPPTGYDHDPATWDLEFGRFDRERWREAWQDLFDTHDLVHNDRETVDVSVSDEGDGGMAVVDIDTLWRHRETGAEFHWEGRTAKIYALVDDEWTLTAHWGALRFDDEGIPLTGPSTEQ
- a CDS encoding energy-coupling factor transporter transmembrane component T family protein; the protein is MSGGSSLYVTGDSMLHRLAPRAKIALALGVFAVALAFDHPAWVIVPFAVSLVTLLALGGLKNLMRVWFVVVAIFVVGMVVWPAFVPAGGPVVLATPVMDVTRDEVLLALGRSTRFASFIVTGLLFVTVTSNEEIVAGLRSLGVPFAFCFAVGTALRLFPTLLSATGTVRQAQEARGHDVATRSPIRRIRNYVPLLIPVFMTAIRNVQTQSMALEARGFDTRRERTFYGREALEGRDWLAILAGAALIVGAAVARYVFGLGVV
- a CDS encoding ABC transporter ATP-binding protein, translating into MTGTADERDDGVTARLRDVFFSYDRDADFEEGSGRPDPDARGGLVLDGLDLDVPDHSFTVVMGASGGGKSTLLRTFNGIIPDFITGAFDGEVDVVGRDATSTRVSEMARDVGMVIQDYEAQLFGTSITAEVAFGPENLAVPVADIDSRIEESLAVAGLTDLDRDRAPDALSGGQKQRLVFAGVLAMQPDLLLLDEPTSDLDPVGSRETLSVIGRLADAARADERVGDWAGPDSIVLVTHKIEEALLADHAVLLEGGQVAHSGRAEDVFTDVDSLRDSRVAVPPLVDAFDRLGFDQPDLPLSVDAAAETAAESDLSWNPPATRGEALPGAPAGTAPDVGDALFELEDVAYEYDADGETVRAVDGVDLTIREGEVVAIVGHNGSGKTTLAKQLNGLLDPDEGVARWDGSDLADLQMSEVGRRVGFVFQNPDHQIFAATVEEEVAFGPENFGLSGDELDRRVADAIETVDLDGLEEADPFNLSKGQRQRVALASILATEPDAIVFDEPTTGLDATQQETFMDLVAELNREQDVTVVMVTHSMSTVATYAPRTVVMADGRKVADAPTRELFADEDQLHEWDLRPPQPVALANRLAADQGLDDALPALSVDELVAGLGGDETRPATTDAAGEDR
- a CDS encoding QueT transporter family protein; the protein is MRELITMWRDTRMIMLVAVIAAIYAAVLIPFNALTIIPGITSIRPANVFPVIFGIMFGPAAAWGSAVGNLIGDVFSGQLGPGSLGGFLGNFFFGLVGYKLWGNLGPLSSGEEPRMDSARQVVEYLVIALTAAAACAAIIAWWLDVLELFPFSVLGTIITVNNFLAAAVLGPPLLYLVYPRVKEMGLLYPDVMREEDLPEVAPSRRQLAATGIVVVSIVWVAVGIAISVGVEGTQFLATTGETFGQGGSVTQQVLGAVGLLVLLGLTAISGDSLSEMVRR
- a CDS encoding ornithine cyclodeaminase family protein — translated: MQTLLLGPDDVDANTPLAAVIDAVEGAFGAYARGDVVMPAKSYVDLPQYNGDFRSMPAYVATNEWDAAAVKWVNVHADNPEKYDLPTVLGTIIYSDPANAFPLSLMDGTHVTRKRTGAAAAVATDYLAVDDARSMGLVGAGVQSYTQLEAISHVRDIEEVVVADVDEDAVQAFVDHFSDRFDVRAGSIEEAAHCDVLSTVTPVEEPLVHSVGEHTHVNAIGADAAGKHEISDDILLDATLVIDDYDQCTHSGEINVPWSAGVLSDADLHAELGEIVAGEKEGRTADDGVTVFDSTGLAIQDVATAHVAYERARENGAGTDFTLVGTDV
- a CDS encoding DUF7535 family protein, with amino-acid sequence MATNEADDEGFIRSVTPLTGSTSNQQMDAIGWLVFIGMAIVLLPLLPVFIAVWVISKLTGR
- a CDS encoding HD domain-containing protein, which encodes MRDGREDEEIERAIIYLVHSFEASGENQKPVIFHSIRVGMGLYNRGYEKHIVIAGLLHDLIEDTDVEKDEIASNFGREVSDIVEATSFDREIQDYPDRYHDTLDRCFQKGREPVIVKAADILDNSNYYHLADSEELRKNLMEKMAFFIDNSGSYIGDERLHQELHDRYSNVKERIDRGNC